tgattattttaacTGAAGAAGAAATATGTGAAGTATTAAGAAAGGATAATAATGATGAAAATTGTTtgcctggtgttttttttagcttCTGCACCTGAGCAGCCGCCCCTGCCACGCCCCTACCAAGGTGTTCGGGTTAAAGAACCAGTGAAGGAGCTCTTGAAGAGAAAGCGTGGCAGCGTTCAGAATGCAAACGTGGCTGCTGCAGCGACAACGGTAGGAAAGGGCCAAACCACAATTCGCGGGCCAAAGGTTCATCTCTGTTCCTTCCTATGGGTTTCCATCATGTCACCAACACTGACTTTCCAGTTCTGTAGTGCGCGGCAGCACACCAAGAGGCCTCAAAACGAAGGTTTTCTGTACCAACATCAGCCAAAATCTGAACCTTACATTTTGAGTCATGAGAAGTTGCGCTTCACACCTGCCCAGGTGCATCTGCAAGGAAAGGAGGATGCTCCCTGGGACACGAATGTTTGTAgagtgtgtgtctatgtgtgtttTGTGAGTATGTGTGCACCTCCGCCCCACCCCTGGCCATTCATTCCCCAAACGAAGGCTTTTATTGTGATGGTTCATTTGCTCAGCTTGACGTTTGGCCACAGTTTGAACATGAATTTTGTTTCCTCTTAGGCCTCTGAGTAATAGTTTCTCCAAGTTTCTTGCTCTTCAATAGCCAGTGTCAAACTacgttttgtttttcctttaggTGTTTTTACCCCATCAGTCACTCCCATCCTATTCACCCACAGGTAAGGGTTTCAGAACatgttctcccccccacacacacacctttttttgttttgttcactgCTTTGGTTCCTGGCCCACTTTTTTTAGCCTAACCCTCCAGTCCTTCCTTTGCTCGTAGGCCAGCTCTGCACCGAGTCGGACTTCGTTGCGTCTTCCTTGCCCCTGATGGATGAAGCGTCGCTCTATTCCAGCTGGCTGGCACAACCTTCTCCAGCCTCTCTCCAGCCTTTGACCCAATGGACCACCTACCCGGATTACGTGTCGCATGAAGCCGTCGCCTGCCCCTATACGTCGGACATGTACGTCCAGCCCGTGTGCCCCAGCTACACGCTTGTCGGAACGTCTTCCGTGCTGACTTACGCCTCCCAGCCGCTCATCACCAACTTTGCAGTGAGTTGGGTTGCGTCCATGGAGCAGGGCCAGTTCTTTGGGTCACGCTGGAGATAGGGCTGTAGGACGATCTAGCCCAGCCTCTTTCAACATGGCGCCCTCCCACTGGGTTGGATTGCAACTGCTTCAACACAACAGGAaggggccaggttggggaaggcttatttAGCTTTTGTTTtcataaaggtagggtgaccatatttgggaaaccaaaaaagaggacacctagtgtacgtgtggggaagcagctttctgagtcctgcagaaagtatgttattcccccgccaccttaaagaacccgattggagtggaggaggggaaaggatttcattctgcaccaccaccatccactccaattggggccttttctataatgtccaggaatgacccactttcccctttaagacctcaattggagctcggggtgggggaatgctgtgcctcaagaacgcatgtcattccctcctgccatgctgatggcagccttaaagaggaaggtgtgtcattccaggacattattgaaaattatagaaaatcccccctgacaacatagaaagaacaaaaaccaggacaaatccggggaaatcctgacagttggtcaccctaataaaggtGTCCTGCACTTCTCTAGCACAGGGATGCGAAACCTCAGACCTGgcggccaaatccagccctctggagtcTCCCGTAGGGTCACACCCCTTCTTCGGGAAGCCCCACATTTCCTCCAACTACAGATGGTTTTTTGGTTTCcaggcatttgtgcagtttttccctgttctgaaaggttgaaatgcatctcctgaggctcagttactggcagtaagagcatccgcacgtcgtaccgagaccgcttctaagcgaccccagtgcaccccgaaaacgatcgtgtaacttgcctgtaaaagagacgaggaagaaacgtccttgccgccgctgccacccaactccctcctcaccgtccggcgaggagagctcggtggaagaaggtggAGTGGAGAGCACCCCGCCTTCTTTCcctgagctctccgagccggccggcaaGGATGGaattgggtggcagcggcggcaaggacgtttcttccttgtctcttttacaggcaagttacacgatcgttttcggggtgcactgggggcggatggaagcgccctgagaacgacgtgcggattccccccatgaTGAAGCTACAATATGCTTGAAGCTACAATATGCCAGCATTTTTTTGTACGTACGTCTCCTCCCCTTTTACCTTTTGATACTCTATAATTCCAATTTAAGGAAAACAGTTACTGAATGAAACCTCATTGtttgtgaaaagaagaagaagaaaaccatcCGTAGGTTATCCTTGTTTGCTgctcaggaaaaaagaaagaggcaaaaggagggggaggagagaggaggtgGTGGTCATCAGTTTATCCTGTAGGCTTTGACTAAACAAGGAGTCTCATGGTTCCAATTCGCAACTTGTGAACAGCTGTAATTGAAGAGAGCCATAAATTGCATTGTTCTGTCTTGTTACCCAGCATATCGGATGTCGGATTTGAATATCAGGAGGGAGAGCCTGGATAATACACTtcggtttccccaccccaccccgtttcaGCGTGATATTTTCACAACGTTATCTGCAGATGCATTTTCAATGCAATTTATAATCATTTTATTTGATGGCTTTACGATGCTTTACATGAATTTAAACAAAAACCTCTAcccttctgtaaactgcccagagaggtttgacTGTTGgacaatgaataataataataataataataataataataataataataataataatacactccaGAATAGAACTATATTTAAAATGGTAactaagggtgcaaacctatgtatgtttaggcagaaaatcctatatatgtttagacagcatagctggctggggagttgtaggactccccccgcCACCCaacatgtaaacatgcataggattgtgccctaagtagaTATTCTAGAAGTCCTTGGTAAACAAAAATGTCTTTAGACAGCAAGATTGGCACTGATGCCCAGCAAAGTACTGATGGATTCCGCATTGAGACATGATGGCGGGGGAAATCCCAGGTGATGCTTGAACGCAGCTGGTCCCAGTCT
This DNA window, taken from Elgaria multicarinata webbii isolate HBS135686 ecotype San Diego chromosome 12, rElgMul1.1.pri, whole genome shotgun sequence, encodes the following:
- the POU2AF1 gene encoding POU domain class 2-associating factor 1, with the protein product MHWQKSSAPEQPPLPRPYQGVRVKEPVKELLKRKRGSVQNANVAAAATTVFLPHQSLPSYSPTGQLCTESDFVASSLPLMDEASLYSSWLAQPSPASLQPLTQWTTYPDYVSHEAVACPYTSDMYVQPVCPSYTLVGTSSVLTYASQPLITNFAARPTSTPTVLPHLDVMDQQAPLSYFPWTQPISTLPAPSLQYQPASAAIHAPQFVPLPVSVPAPAPQELGDARKEMGALTIEKLLLQDGNNDTYDLSSSLPVEGL